Genomic window (Myxocyprinus asiaticus isolate MX2 ecotype Aquarium Trade chromosome 26, UBuf_Myxa_2, whole genome shotgun sequence):
ATCCATACAGCCAACCACTTCTCCAGCCAGATCTCTTCATCCCTACACATCCACCCCATCCATTTCCTTTGCTGTCAACACTTCCTCCACAACACTAATCACACCCAGTCTTTCTAGCATCAGTGGCAGTTCCCAGGCAACACCAAGCCCTCAGTCTCTCTCGTCTCTCAGAACCTTGACCAAATTCTCGACCTCATCCCCCTCATTAACCTCTCATTCATccactcattctttttttcagCTTACCTCAACAACAACACACCAGCCTGTGCTGTCCCAGACGCCTACACCTAACAGACCTTCCATTAGAGGTTTTTCAAAATCTCCCAAAgataattttataacataaacacATGAAACTACAAATTCTGTTATTgttcactcaccctcatattgttctaaacctgtatgacttttgttcttgCATTCAACGTGAAAGattaatttttgaagaatatcatgGGTCAATCTTTCATATATttgaagtaaatgatgactgtcaagctccaaaattacaaaaagaaataaaacacacCATTAAAGTGTTATCCATATGACTTatgtgttatattccaagtcttctgaagccattcagtAGCTTTGAATAGGAACAGACAGGCTATTTTTCTTAAACTCAACTTTTGTGTGctatggaagaaagtcatttaggtttggaacaacatcaaggTGGGTAAATGAATTgcaatttctgggtgaactattcctttaagtttaacaAACTCTTTctcatttccttttttttattattattatttagcagtCCCCAAAGCACTTGTTATCCTTTCTGTTATTCTACTACTCTTGGTGGCAGCATTAGGTGCCGCTTGGTATCTCAAAATGTAAGTTTTTAATCAACTATCATACGCAAAGAAAGTTGTAACATGCAGCAGCATAAACTTCACTGACTGGGGTCTCCATGCTTTTCTTCAGCAAAAGAGGACAACGGTTTCCATCCTGGACCAGAATGAGGCCAAAACAGATAACTGATACTGAGATGTGGAGACACAACATCATCCTTCAAATTGAACAAGACCCAGACTTACCataagaacagagagagagagagagcacaaagAGTCAATTAACAAGACTGTAAAAACGCATACAACTTCATACATACATGTTTAGTTTGCTGCTCTTTTCAAGTTTAACAAATCATTTATTTCCTATGTAAATAAAGTGCAACTGAGGTAAACTCTCATTGCCTGCATTTGTTTTCTTTGATTGTTTTTACAGCAATCCAATTGTACAGTCTATTTCatgtttcagaaaaaaagaaaagtttattttatttttttaattttaaattttttttacgaCCATTTGTTTTTGTACCCTAAAGCATGGAAGTTAAGATTTACAATGAGCATTTAATTAACTTATGGATGAAAGATTTTTAAAGCTTTGTTAAACAGAACACATAATATAACAAGGTGAAGAGAGGGGTAAAAAGAGATTGAATGAAGGGAGTGTTTACAGTGGAAGCATCGAGGTTCAGCTGAGTTAAATGGCTTTTACCCACATTAAAATTACCCACATGCTTTTAACTTTGAGCGTGTCCGTTACGTCATCATTTCGCGTCAGGTACACTGACAGTGATGTTGTTATCTCGAATATTTCCCAGGCTAAACAAATGTCAGCAGGTTTGTTGTAATTTATTTGCCTCTCGATGTGTTCTTGTACATTTGTAGCTAATGCCCAAGCACCGCTTATTGATTTATTTGCGTTAAGACCTTTGCAGGTTTATTTTGACTCACCAAGTTAACTAGTAGCTAgatgttgtttttgaaaataatattcgGTCTACAGGTGGGTCgtgtatatttattatttcacCACTCTGAATCTATGCATCTAGCTTATTAATTTCTCTGCTTTTTAAAGACAGTTTATTTATCACCGGGGGTAGACCAATGCAGCTAAATAAACACATGTTCAGTTCGAAGGTATCGGTGGATACATTTGAGTGATTGTCCAGACTTCACACTGGGTGACTGGTTTTACGAAATGTCACTGACATGAGACCTTTATTGTTATCGTAACAAAATACTGAATAATGCTCTCCAAGTAGGATTTCTCTTAGGGCTCCTATATGCTCAGAAACGACCTGTTTAAGGGAAGTTGTACTTTTAATGCAgtttagtttttcacaatttttttgcagttcacttaaatagtTCTACAGTTTTCAAATTAATTTCTAAAAGAGCGAATATTCCATTTAGTCTCTCAATAAATTTGATGGCATATAAATGGCATAATAATTATGCAAGAATAAAAAGTACTGttcaaaatagttttagatataaAATTAAGTATAACATGTCACACTGCTGTCACTGCTTGACATGTCACGAGTCATGATTCATGTAAACAACCTCTCTCACCTTCAGGGCCTCCAGCAGTGAATGAGGTCTAGAATTGTCACAGATCAATCCTCCGTGTGGAGCTGAGATGGGCCAGCAGCTTTCTGGCCAGGCAGTGAGCAGACTGCCTGAGAAACTGATCAAACATGTGGGGTTAGTGCGTGATAGCGGCTACCTCACATATGACGAGTTCCTGGGTCGTGTGGCAGAACTCAATGATGTGTAAGCAAGTTTTCTAGATAATCTATTTTGTTAAATACGCCTGTTTTACTTAGGTAAGGAAGAGATCTCCCATTTTCACATAGTTTTCCTAGAGTTAGATTGAGAACATTGTCATTAATGTTTGGAAAAATTAGAATGAGCTTGCTTTTTGGTCAGTTTAATCGTAAATTTTGAATGTTATCTGATAACATATATATTACATTCTCCTATTTGTAGGTAAGATCACTCAGTTATTTTCTTTCACAGAACTGCTAAACTAGCCTCCAACCAAAAGAAACATCTTCTGTTTGAAGTGCAGCCTGGATCTGATTCAACGGCTTTATGGAAGGTTGCTGTGAAAATAGTGTGCACCAAGGTGAGATCACTGTACGTACCACAGAACTGATaggtaaaatatattaaaatttaaaaagctttttaaaaaGTCCAAACTGTGCTCTAAACTTTTGAACTGTATTGCTCTTTTCAAATGTATATTGGAAATTTGGCCTTCAGTTCCAGTGTGTTAGCTCAGCCGAAACTGGTTGATGTTTGTGCAGGGTGTGATTTCTGCTCTCTTTGTGTTTAGATTAACAAAGAGGATGGAATGGTAGAGGCCTCCCGCATTATGAACCTGTACCAGTTTATCCAGCTCTACAAAGACATCACCAGTCAGGCAGCTGAAGTCTTTGGGTTTGAGGTGGGCGCAGAGGGATCCTCTGGACAGCTCTCGTCAGAAGATACCTGCCAGGCTAGCATGTGGATGGGCAGGTAACGTAACAGCTGCAGTTATTCTGTTTACCAAATATGCCCCTGATGTGCAATATGGATGACTAATCAACATGCAATGTATGTGGTTTGTATTCTGCAATAGGGTCAAACAGTTGACTGATGAAGAAGAATGCTGTATCTGTATGGATGGGAAAGCAGATCTTATTCTACCCTGTGCACACAGCTTTTGTCAGAAATGTATTGACAAGTGGTAAGAATCTGTGATTTATCTGTGAACTATTTTAATTGACTAGAAATGGCTTATTGTAAGTGCAATCTCTAGAAAAAGATTTGTAAAAATCTTTATCCAGTAATTATGAATGACTAAAAAAGTCAGGGTAATTCCCCGGTCAACCCTTTATTTGTGTCTATGATCTCTGTCCTCTTCCTTATTAAGGAGCGGTCAGAGCCGCAACTGCCCCATCTGCCGTATTCAGGTAACTGCCGCTAATGAATCATGGGTCATGTCAGATGCTCCCACGGAGGAAGATGTAACTGGTTACATTCTCAATCTTGCGGATGAAGCTGGCCACCCACACAGACCTTAAATTGAAGCACTGCGCCACTCTCATGCTCACTCTCTACCCATGGCAGATTAAATAACCTGTAAACAGTTATTTCATAGGATGACTATGGGACTGAGTATTTGTTGCACTATATAGTGTCGCTCACTGGAGGCAATAactgctgaattttttatttttatttttttttttaaaagcacttttaGGTTAATGCATCACATTCTGCCACCTAATCAGTTCACAGACTGTGAACATGCATACTGTTGATAAATGCTAGATAACATGAAGCAACAGAACATCATTGCCTTTAATTGTTTTTCAGCTCATGGCACTTGCTGTTTTATCTTGTTTGTGAAGTAATTGCACTTAATTGTGTTTGTTTCGTAGAGGCCTTGTACAGTAATACCTGAAGAAAATGTTTCAGCATTAGTATGTATTGAAActataatttagtaaaaaattatatggaaaaataactacagtttatttgcatttataatataaaataagggTTCCTGGAATTCCTAGTGATATATTTGGCATGAACTCTTTACTGCTCTGTAAGTTGGACCAAATGTTAATTTTGGGGCATGGCTGAGTCATATAACACTCATAATGACATAATTAGGTCTTTTCATGCGAATTAGCATTTTATTCTACACGGCATCACTGACACTTTCAGTGGAGGTTAGTTACCTTTTAATTGTTTTTCCAGTTTGATGTCCTAAAatctagaatattccttttacaCTTCTGTGAGTGTGAGACAGACTGTGAATCTTGTATcattaaatacatgtaatataTAGTTAAATTTCTCTATAAAAAATTCAAAGTATTTCAGTTTATTAAGATTTAATGGTGTTCATTAACATTGAatctattttttaaaattgtatttctgtaataatttcagatacagtatatattgatGAAGCGACTGAATGTTAAGTTTTATCAGAGAACAAATGACACTAGTTGCTGTTTCCTCTGTGATGGTGTGTTGAAGGACAGCTGTTGGATGTATAGATTGGATTGGAGTGTTCAGTGTTCTTAGTTCCATCTGGCTTGTGTAAATCTCAGATAATAAAGTGAATTGAATAATTTTTGGAAGTAATTTCATTTGCATGCTCTAACATTTTCCCACTACTTCCACTGGGCTACAGTGTTGAGCAAAATTAAcaaagaattctttttttttttttgtaggtatATGGCCTACATACAATCTTATCACAAATGAATCAAGCAGGACTCTTTTTTTTTATAGGACATATAATCCTGtttattaattttagattatgaatgctttaaagatttttaatttatttatttttaacatattcagcgttcatatatttttaaaatgctcTTCCAAACCTCAGCACCCTTATATTGTATCACATTCTTTACAAAAATCCCTAACAGTCTGTGGTggtgtaaacaatgtgtgttaagtACTCAAATCTATAATGCAACAAATATAAAGCTCTACCCCATGGGTTGCCCCATGTCCAAGAATATCAAGTTGCAAACAAACTGGTTCCTCAAGGCAGATAATAGGTCTAGTTTCTGTGCCACTCTCTGTTTTACATAAAACATtcaactgaataaaaaaatacattgttgAAGTCACAAGCCCAGAGACTCCTTTTATAAAAGGTAACAAATTTATATGCTcccttaaaagaaaaaagaaaaacattttcagaatccATGCAAAATACAGTAACATTGTATCAGATCCTTTAATTTTCAATGAATGGATTCATAATGTGAAGTGGATATATCCATCACTTATTAGGCACTATGAGAATGGATATACCCATCATTTATAAGGCACTAAGAGACATGGGTCCATGGCTTGCTACTGTGCAGGGAATGATATTGCCCCAAAGAGTACACAGTGGCTCTGTTGTGCATGATGTCTGCTACATTTACAGTAGCGAGATAAGGTTTTCACTGTCACTTGTGGTCTGGTCCACTTGTATGGACCCAGGCTTTACCCTGTCTTTCACTCTGCTGTATTTACAGGGCTTGTGCAGCCACGGCTTCAGACTTGACTGCATCCACAAGGAAGCTGAGCTCATTGCACAAGGTCTCATGCCGATAAGCCATACGGATCTGTGCCACATTAGTCATATGGATATCATTTCCCTCTGGTCCATCTTGTAGATAATTCTCACCCAGGAAGTGCTTCTTCTCCTACAAGGGACATGTAAAGATCAGCTTACACTGAAACAAGCCCAATCCAtaacccacccccccacccccaaaaaccCCACATTAACTCAAAAGCTAAATTATACGATAAAAAACAATAAGTGCTAATTGAGGATTTTCAAGCATagttaatttcttaaaataaaacagaattatttATGTCTACTCCTTTTAATAATCAAGCACTGTGCTTAATTGTATGTTAAATTTAACACAGAATgattttttaaagggacagttccccAAAATGTTTTAATCTTTTTTAGGATTTATTCATCCATATATTTTTCCAAACCcaaataactttctttcttcgggaaaacataaaaggagatgctaggaagaatgctagcctcagtcaccattcactttcattgttttgaaaaaaaatagatgcaatgaaagtgaatggtgactgaggcaaacattctgcctagcatttcCCTCttgcgttccacagaagaaagtcatacaggtttaaaataaCCATTGGTAAAGTGTAAACAGGCACCATCAAAACGATCTCcgatatttttgcattttaattggttggtgctagtggcacagaaatgacacaagcTTAATAAGGTTGGGACTGAGAGAATACCTGATGAGACAAACCACTCTGAAGAACACTATTTCTGGCGATCTCACACAGATCACATGTACTCAGCTTCCACAGCTGGCCTGCTATGGCATACTCCTCCATCAAGGCCTCCTACAGGTACtcaaaaaacataaaaccacATCACCTGACTGCTCTAAATGATTCATTAATGATCAACTCATTTTGTGCCTGCATTTGCTGCTGTGCACATCATTCCCAGTATTTGCTCTCCCTGACCTTAGTGTAATGGAACTGCATTGGGTCATCTGTGGAGAGGGAAACACACAGGCCCTTTTGCAGGAACTCCCTGAGAGGATTCTTGGAATACTCCAGGAACAGGCTGTTGTTGCTGAGAGGAGACATGGCAATGGGCACCTGGGCCAAGTAAAACAGGTACTGCAGCACaggactctgaaaaaaataaataaaaaataaataaactacaaattgatgtttacttttgaaaatgtgagACATGATTGCCAATGCAAAACTTGCCACTATGATACtagtgtgttgtgggtggttgttagcatgttgctatgtggttgccatgTTATTCTGGACAGTTGCTAAGGCACTGAAAGTGTTGTTAGGTTGTTCTGGGTAGTTGTTttggtggttacttactggcccaagtcaaaatatGTGGCCTTCGAGTGGAGTCGGAAGTATTGTAATTAAGCAAAGTTGTATTttcaagtgggaaactcgtaAATCTAGATGAACCCTGAGTTGTGATGTTAGAAGGGGCATGCAAACATAAAAGATGATGGAAAGTGttgattttgcaaaattatttcaatttcagtactttattttaataatattaatgttatATACTTTGTCAGATTTTATAGGCGACTAATGTAAAGCTAATGAATCGCTTTTGTAATATAAAGCTAATTTTGCAGTCATTCATTGCGTATTTGTTTAAGTACTTTGGcttcttctgtattttgtttccgACTTGAATGCATGACATGTCGTAATAAACGAATGGCCAACTCTTGAAGGCAGCAAAAGCCCGTCCCAAAGAATGAATGACATTCTCATCCCTAAAaaatggctcaggtccctccttcaatgtaagtctctgcattttttggtccCATTTATCTTCTAACAGGAGAAAATCAAAAGTtggatcacttagaaaagtaaccaCTCCACAACAAGATGCACATTTTAAAGTATCATTCGTGTTGGTTTTTTTTATGTTCGTTTTTTCGGGTTTGCCTTTATTTCAGTCAAGTTTTAAAGAtaacatatatttttgtatttgtcaAACTCTGCAACTACACTGAGGTGCCTTTGGGTGTAATGTGTGGTTTGATGTGTATGCAGTTGGTCTTAAAGACTGACCTTCTTCAGGTTCAGTCCATGAGAGATGTTGTCAGCAGTGAGGAAAGCTGACACCAGATGAGTGATGGATCCTGCCTCACCACAGTGAGGACGGAACTGGAAGGTATTGAGACCACGCTCCCTGCAACAAAAACGTATTCACTGTTCACATGACTTGTGATTTCAATTCAAAATCCGTAGACAGCCTTGGACTGAACAACAAAACATAGAAAACTTGTGTAGATATTAGAATATTTTGTGACGACAATGATTATTAACACTGAAATCAGAGATTGACTTACTTGCGCAGGTTGTTGAGGACCATGATGTTGGCATACATGTGGAACAGGTAATATGTGTATGGAGGGTTTTCCTCTTGGGTCCACTCTTCAGGTTTTGGACTTTTATAGGTGAATATGTGATCATTGTGTTTAGACTCATCATCCACACTATCAAACCCTGTTACCTAATAAAAAACAACAGATCCTTCTTTATTAGGCTTCCACACCTtaggtattattttatttatttggtatccATACTTAATGACTGTGCCACTGATTTGGGTGTAATTCAACTGCATCCACATTTTTCTGACATGTTTCTGTGATTTCACTATGCATGACATGATCTCACAGTCATCTGAAAACAATCTAATTGTTCATTAGGGAGTTCTGCACTGTGTCAATGGAAGCTTGTTTCTAAAGTAAAATGACttgtgttaaaaatattttaattactgTGCTGATAATTAATTGAAGTTCTAATGTAACATGAATCTGCTTTGACAAGTCTTGCCAGGTTAATAGAACAAAACTGTGATAATGCACTTACGTGTTGCAAGAAGACATGCGTTTGTTTGTGCGCCTGAGGGTTAATAGTGGCCTGGAACAGTGGGAGAAAGATGTTCTCTAGCATTTTGGCAAAGTTGGGAATTATCTTCTTTAATTTGAATATGTCACTAAAAAGCAAAATACACAATGTTGAAAATGTTGTTGCATTTTGTTATATTGAAACTGAACTACAGTACAAACAAAAATTCCTTCCTGTAGCTGAACTGGTAGACTAAGGCGCTAGCAACACAAATGTTCTAGGTTCGATTCCCATGGGAAAACACATACTGATAAATATGTCGCTTGATTGCACTGTAaatggctttggataaaagtggtCTAGATGGTAACCTGTGAAAAGCTGATGCAACATCCATACACTGTTGTAACACTTAAGAcggtaaggaggaagctgggactggcttgacaaacacagacatttaatgacacttttcagtgtataaagaaacaaaaacacgcactgcttttcagccagctacgtcAAATCATAAAGACAGTCAGACACGTGGACAAGCTTCAtacatctctctcccgtctgccactgtctcttctccttaaatactcccgcctcccctcgctggaatATGAGGCCGGTGTGGcgtgcaggtggaagtcattcgccacttatcttcccggcctcactctgcccagatgctgctcggctccgccctgctcaccacaactgtatttattgtgtttatttggagtcccacaaaaaccctaaccttaaccctacccctaaacccagACATTGTTTAGCCTGAgacggaccacttgtattaaaatgaattggcAAAACTGGATTGGAACACACATTATGGTGGATGTAGAAAGGGAAGTGCCGCttccaggtaaaagagccaattatcATTTAGGTATACACATTGTTTGCaagcacattagctggaccagccttttttttttttttttttttttgagtgctctgagctaaagaagcacaatttatgataccattgttgtcacaTTTTACTGCTGAAATCtgctctttgatcataatcttgaccaaccgttttgtagatttcagtctttccccattcaagcagataggagctacCAAATCCGACTCACGTGCAACTTTTGCAAAAAGTGGATTACCATCTAGACATCACTGATAAAAGTGTTTGacaaattcataaatgtaaaatatggtTTGAGTGCAATGTGTATGTTAATTTCATATACTGTACGTTGAGCTTATGAACATTAGAGGAGGACTTACTAGATCCTGGGCACCTGTATGATCCATCTCATGTTAGGGGAGTGCAACTTGTGCTTGATAAACCATTTTGACAGGCTCTCCCACTCTTCAGGAGCTCGGCCATAAATAGAGAGACGGGGTTCTGCATGCTGATATTTACTCTCCTCCAACTCATGAGCAACCTCCTGGAAaggaaaaaattatgtgattgtatgtTTCTTTCACTTAAGATAAGGAATGGGATGCTCAGTCAAAGAAACTTCTTATGAAGATATTAGCTCATGTATTCAGCATGCCAGATGATTAATTTTACCTTGATGAGACGTGCAAAATATTCTCCATCGATGTAGTTATCACTTTTGAGGTAGATCTCCCTGAGCTCACTTGCACCCATTGGGTTGTATTTGGAATTGAACTTATCAAAACGATGAAACGTTTGTCTACCCTGAAACATAAACAATAGTGCAATTTCTTAATTGCTGCATGATCTGTTTTGCATGAAAacacaaaaaatctaaagcattATTTGGAGGCCCTAAGGTTGTTTGGCATACGTACAGCGTGAACATCCAGCGAGTCTACTGTGAGATCATAAGGGTCCATTTTTAGATTGTCAAACACCTGTTTGAGGGTAATTTTCTTGCCATTCTTCTCCAGAACCACACGCTCTGCTTCTGTTTGATAAGTGTCCTGGATGAACTTGAGAAGATGCTTCTGGTTCATGCAGGCAGCTGCATGAATGTGAGTATCAACCTGAATATTTACAAATATGTAAAAGCAAAAATGGTGGTGGTTTTATGAGTGgtaaaaacatcaatatttaactGAAATCAAAGACTTTTAGAAATACCTTTCTGACATTGTAGAAGTCTCTGTGAGGAACGCCTTTCAGTTCCTTCAACTCTGCCATCTCATTCAGCATTTCATGTAGATGGAACTTGGACATCAGAAAGTTAAGCCTTCTGTGACAATAGGTCTTCCTATAAGAATAAAAAAGGCCTCATCCTTGCTCTACATTGATTCTCACCTAAAACATGTCTatcatgtatatatttattttttttagaaatagaGACATGCAGCATATACAATGGTGTGAAAAAGTCTACATTTAAAAGTGGGGACCAAAATCTAATTTATACCTAGAAATAAACAAGTTTGAGGATTtagaaaaatgtgaaataaagAAACGTTATGACATAAATAAACTAACTAACTCTTTTGTACAAAGGGTGACATTTCCTTGCtaccattgaagcacacaagatgctctttggaaca
Coding sequences:
- the LOC127417310 gene encoding lymphatic vessel endothelial hyaluronic acid receptor 1-like; this translates as MFRAVMARFWLDLCPLFFLFNCIFCLDVSQIQVPKNNGVSGVFLVETKTNLYSFNATTATEACKAMHMRIATKAEVETANKNGLQTCRFGWVEEQIAVIPRTEKSEKCGKNSLGVSVWRADISKLFDVYCFKSEGPDAQFETTTSRRPETTTEGGGTQLNNYSSKTTHPSSIQPTTSPARSLHPYTSTPSISFAVNTSSTTLITPSLSSISGSSQATPSPQSLSSLRTLTKFSTSSPSLTSHSSTHSFFQLTSTTTHQPVLSQTPTPNRPSIRAVPKALVILSVILLLLVAALGAAWYLKIKRGQRFPSWTRMRPKQITDTEMWRHNIILQIEQDPDLP
- the rnf141 gene encoding RING finger protein 141 is translated as MGQQLSGQAVSRLPEKLIKHVGLVRDSGYLTYDEFLGRVAELNDVTAKLASNQKKHLLFEVQPGSDSTALWKVAVKIVCTKINKEDGMVEASRIMNLYQFIQLYKDITSQAAEVFGFEVGAEGSSGQLSSEDTCQASMWMGRVKQLTDEEECCICMDGKADLILPCAHSFCQKCIDKWSGQSRNCPICRIQVTAANESWVMSDAPTEEDVTGYILNLADEAGHPHRP
- the ampd3b gene encoding AMP deaminase 3b isoform X1, which codes for MRRSGTPLSKQQSTPNFRREMPRQFTKISLHEVDEKMCLLAEKVYASALKEEDSKSTMSMFTVPEDCPIGLQQAMEWELRKELAEQKSEESVKRKQSFKLMRSQSMSLQIPTARDWAMSVISPLLTPTIETDSIPINIPEFQRVTISGDYCAGITVEDYEQAAKALLAALFIREKYSRLAYHRFPRTTARFLRSANNEKWSEEEEVLPDICPCPSEGQDPYSMEDIPQNLNYCLKMKDGIIYVYDNEDALKQDQPRSLPYPDMETFAIDLSHVLAMIADGPTKTYCHRRLNFLMSKFHLHEMLNEMAELKELKGVPHRDFYNVRKVDTHIHAAACMNQKHLLKFIQDTYQTEAERVVLEKNGKKITLKQVFDNLKMDPYDLTVDSLDVHAGRQTFHRFDKFNSKYNPMGASELREIYLKSDNYIDGEYFARLIKEVAHELEESKYQHAEPRLSIYGRAPEEWESLSKWFIKHKLHSPNMRWIIQVPRIYDIFKLKKIIPNFAKMLENIFLPLFQATINPQAHKQTHVFLQHVTGFDSVDDESKHNDHIFTYKSPKPEEWTQEENPPYTYYLFHMYANIMVLNNLRKERGLNTFQFRPHCGEAGSITHLVSAFLTADNISHGLNLKKSPVLQYLFYLAQVPIAMSPLSNNSLFLEYSKNPLREFLQKGLCVSLSTDDPMQFHYTKEALMEEYAIAGQLWKLSTCDLCEIARNSVLQSGLSHQEKKHFLGENYLQDGPEGNDIHMTNVAQIRMAYRHETLCNELSFLVDAVKSEAVAAQAL
- the ampd3b gene encoding AMP deaminase 3b isoform X2; translation: MPRQFTKISLHEVDEKMCLLAEKVYASALKEEDSKSTMSMFTVPEDCPIGLQQAMEWELRKELAEQKSEESVKRKQSFKLMRSQSMSLQIPTARDWAMSVISPLLTPTIETDSIPINIPEFQRVTISGDYCAGITVEDYEQAAKALLAALFIREKYSRLAYHRFPRTTARFLRSANNEKWSEEEEVLPDICPCPSEGQDPYSMEDIPQNLNYCLKMKDGIIYVYDNEDALKQDQPRSLPYPDMETFAIDLSHVLAMIADGPTKTYCHRRLNFLMSKFHLHEMLNEMAELKELKGVPHRDFYNVRKVDTHIHAAACMNQKHLLKFIQDTYQTEAERVVLEKNGKKITLKQVFDNLKMDPYDLTVDSLDVHAGRQTFHRFDKFNSKYNPMGASELREIYLKSDNYIDGEYFARLIKEVAHELEESKYQHAEPRLSIYGRAPEEWESLSKWFIKHKLHSPNMRWIIQVPRIYDIFKLKKIIPNFAKMLENIFLPLFQATINPQAHKQTHVFLQHVTGFDSVDDESKHNDHIFTYKSPKPEEWTQEENPPYTYYLFHMYANIMVLNNLRKERGLNTFQFRPHCGEAGSITHLVSAFLTADNISHGLNLKKSPVLQYLFYLAQVPIAMSPLSNNSLFLEYSKNPLREFLQKGLCVSLSTDDPMQFHYTKEALMEEYAIAGQLWKLSTCDLCEIARNSVLQSGLSHQEKKHFLGENYLQDGPEGNDIHMTNVAQIRMAYRHETLCNELSFLVDAVKSEAVAAQAL